In one window of Ruminococcus hominis DNA:
- the bcp gene encoding thioredoxin-dependent thiol peroxidase, whose amino-acid sequence MLEVGVKAPDFELPDQNGKIHRLSDYIGKKVILYFYPRDNTPGCTKQACGFSERYPQFTEKGAVILGVSKDSVASHKRFEEKYGLAFTLLADPERKVIEAYDVWKEKKNYGKVSMGVVRTTYLIDEQGIIIKVNDKVKAADDPENMLKELD is encoded by the coding sequence ATGTTGGAAGTAGGGGTTAAGGCACCGGATTTTGAGTTGCCAGATCAAAATGGGAAAATACATAGATTATCGGATTATATAGGAAAAAAAGTGATTTTGTATTTTTATCCAAGGGATAATACACCAGGATGTACGAAGCAGGCATGTGGTTTTTCCGAGAGATACCCTCAGTTTACCGAAAAAGGTGCAGTTATTCTTGGAGTCAGTAAGGATTCTGTAGCGTCTCACAAGAGATTTGAGGAAAAATATGGATTGGCATTTACACTTTTAGCAGATCCAGAGCGGAAAGTTATTGAAGCTTATGATGTATGGAAAGAAAAGAAAAATTATGGCAAAGTCTCTATGGGAGTAGTAAGAACCACATATCTTATTGATGAACAAGGGATTATTATAAAGGTAAATGATAAAGTCAAGGCTGCAGATGATCCTGAAAATATGCTTAAGGAATTAGATTAA
- a CDS encoding Fur family transcriptional regulator: MKAAYPTIGKGTVYRNLDILVDEGSLRKVEVPDGANRFDFSLKNHYHVRCTKCGEVSDVDMDEIPDLLERIHNTHGIEFWDYDISFKGICPKCREKVKEEKNG, translated from the coding sequence ATAAAAGCAGCATATCCTACAATCGGAAAAGGAACTGTATATAGAAATCTTGATATATTGGTAGATGAGGGTTCGTTAAGGAAGGTTGAAGTTCCGGATGGAGCGAATAGGTTCGATTTTTCATTGAAAAATCATTACCATGTCAGGTGTACAAAATGCGGTGAAGTTTCAGATGTGGATATGGATGAAATACCGGATTTGCTGGAAAGAATTCATAACACTCATGGAATCGAATTTTGGGATTATGATATTTCATTTAAAGGTATTTGCCCAAAATGCAGGGAGAAGGTAAAGGAGGAAAAAAATGGATAG
- the trxA gene encoding thioredoxin, with product MTAININKNNFQNEVLNSDKPVLLDFWASWCAPCRMVVPIVEEIASEHRDIKVGKINVDEEPELANKFSIMSIPTLVVMKNGKIVQQVSGARPKNAILEML from the coding sequence ATGACTGCAATTAATATCAATAAAAATAATTTTCAGAACGAAGTACTGAATTCCGATAAACCCGTTCTTTTAGATTTTTGGGCATCTTGGTGTGCGCCTTGCCGCATGGTAGTACCTATTGTAGAGGAGATTGCAAGTGAGCATAGAGATATTAAAGTTGGAAAGATTAATGTAGATGAAGAGCCTGAACTGGCAAATAAGTTCAGTATTATGAGCATTCCGACTTTAGTGGTTATGAAGAATGGGAAGATTGTACAGCAGGTTTCAGGGGCGAGACCTAAGAATGCGATTTTAGAAATGCTTTAG
- a CDS encoding flavodoxin gives MCKKLVAFFSASGTTKKVAEMIAEEAKADLFEIEPKIPYTKADLDWMDKKSRSSVEMSDKKYRPEIMKKEMDMSSYNEILLGFPIWWYVAPTIINTFLETYDFSGKKIVLFATSGGSGFGNTIKELQLSAPDAVIIEGSMLNRGTKQEISDWVKSI, from the coding sequence ATGTGTAAAAAATTAGTCGCATTTTTCAGTGCAAGTGGAACAACAAAAAAAGTAGCAGAGATGATCGCAGAGGAAGCAAAAGCAGATTTATTTGAGATTGAGCCGAAGATTCCATATACAAAAGCTGATCTTGACTGGATGGATAAAAAATCCAGAAGCAGTGTGGAAATGAGTGATAAGAAATACAGACCAGAGATTATGAAAAAAGAAATGGATATGAGTTCTTATAATGAGATCCTTCTTGGATTTCCAATCTGGTGGTATGTGGCCCCGACAATCATCAATACATTTTTGGAAACTTATGATTTTAGCGGTAAAAAGATCGTGCTTTTTGCAACATCCGGTGGAAGTGGATTCGGTAATACTATAAAGGAATTACAGCTGTCCGCGCCAGATGCAGTTATCATAGAAGGCAGCATGTTAAATCGTGGAACAAAACAGGAAATCAGTGATTGGGTAAAATCTATATAA
- a CDS encoding carboxymuconolactone decarboxylase family protein, with product MGKIIQTAGRNALGEFAPEFAHFNDDVLFGENWNNQDIDVKTRTIITVVALMASGITDSSLKYHLQNAKNHGVTQKEIAAVITHVAFYVGWPKAWAVFNLAKEVWEAGEGDLPYEEEAMRAHAKEMMFPIGAPNDGFAQYFSGRSFLAPISTSQVGIFNVTFEPGCRNNWHIHHAKSGGGQILVCVAGRGYYQEEGKDAVEIKPGDCINIPAEVKHWHGAASDEWFSHLAIEVPGENSSNEWLEPVSDEEYRKLK from the coding sequence ATGGGAAAAATAATACAGACAGCAGGAAGAAATGCACTTGGCGAATTCGCACCGGAGTTTGCACATTTTAATGATGATGTGCTTTTTGGCGAAAACTGGAATAACCAGGATATTGATGTAAAAACAAGAACTATCATCACAGTGGTTGCGCTGATGGCTTCTGGAATTACAGATTCTTCTTTAAAATATCATCTTCAAAATGCAAAAAATCATGGTGTAACACAAAAAGAGATTGCTGCAGTGATCACACATGTCGCATTCTATGTAGGTTGGCCAAAAGCATGGGCTGTTTTCAATCTTGCAAAGGAAGTGTGGGAAGCAGGCGAAGGAGATTTGCCATACGAAGAGGAAGCGATGCGTGCGCATGCAAAAGAAATGATGTTTCCGATTGGTGCACCAAATGATGGGTTTGCACAGTATTTTTCCGGCAGAAGTTTTCTTGCACCGATCTCCACTTCTCAGGTTGGAATTTTTAATGTGACATTCGAACCTGGATGCAGAAATAACTGGCATATTCATCATGCAAAAAGTGGGGGAGGACAGATCCTGGTATGTGTTGCCGGAAGAGGATATTATCAGGAAGAAGGGAAAGATGCTGTAGAAATAAAGCCAGGCGACTGCATCAATATTCCGGCAGAAGTGAAACACTGGCATGGCGCCGCATCGGATGAATGGTTTTCACATCTGGCAATAGAAGTTCCGGGCGAAAATAGTTCCAATGAATGGCTTGAACCGGTAAGTGATGAAGAATATAGAAAACTAAAATAG
- the yaaA gene encoding peroxide stress protein YaaA, producing the protein MKIILSPAKKMITDTDSIEPDALPEFIEKTTEIQSWLKSKSKEELKGIWKCNDKIAEQNFNRLRNMNLYQMLSPAVLSYEGIAFQYMAPSVFEDMQLEYVQNHLRILSAFYGALKPMDGVTPYRLEMQAKIRIGDAKNLYEYWGDLLYRSVIDDSRIIINLASKEYSKCIEKYLTPQDRYISVTFCEVSGDKMVTKGTYAKMARGEMVRFMAENNIENPLDIKKFDRFGYSFRSDLSSETEYVFERKIEQ; encoded by the coding sequence ATGAAGATAATATTATCCCCTGCTAAAAAGATGATTACAGATACTGACAGTATTGAACCGGATGCATTGCCTGAATTTATTGAAAAGACGACAGAGATACAAAGCTGGTTGAAAAGTAAGTCAAAAGAGGAACTGAAAGGCATTTGGAAATGTAATGACAAGATTGCAGAACAAAATTTCAATAGATTGAGAAATATGAATCTTTATCAGATGCTCAGTCCGGCTGTTTTATCATATGAAGGAATTGCTTTTCAATATATGGCACCATCTGTGTTTGAAGATATGCAGCTTGAGTATGTGCAAAATCATTTGAGAATATTGTCTGCATTTTATGGTGCTCTGAAACCAATGGATGGTGTGACACCTTATCGTTTGGAAATGCAGGCAAAGATCAGGATTGGAGATGCCAAAAATCTGTATGAGTACTGGGGTGACTTGTTATACCGATCAGTAATAGATGACAGCAGGATTATCATTAATCTTGCATCAAAAGAATACTCAAAATGTATAGAAAAGTATTTGACACCACAGGACAGATATATTTCGGTTACATTTTGTGAAGTTTCTGGAGATAAAATGGTAACAAAAGGTACATATGCCAAGATGGCTCGTGGTGAAATGGTCAGATTTATGGCAGAAAATAATATTGAGAATCCGCTGGATATTAAGAAATTCGACAGATTTGGTTATTCATTCCGTTCTGATTTATCATCAGAAACTGAATATGTTTTTGAACGAAAAATAGAACAATGA
- a CDS encoding desulfoferrodoxin family protein, whose translation MEVKYYICKHCGNIVEKVKDKGVPVICCGEPMQELKAGVTDAAVEKHVPVYTVDKQHVHVVVGETKHPMLDNHFIEWITLNTNQGIYRKQLIPGQEPIADFCLCDGEYVEEVYAYCNLHGLWKC comes from the coding sequence ATGGAAGTAAAGTATTATATATGTAAGCATTGTGGAAACATTGTTGAAAAGGTAAAGGATAAGGGGGTACCTGTAATTTGTTGCGGAGAACCTATGCAGGAATTAAAAGCCGGAGTGACAGATGCTGCTGTTGAGAAGCATGTACCTGTATATACAGTGGACAAGCAGCATGTACATGTTGTGGTCGGTGAAACAAAACATCCAATGCTTGATAATCATTTCATTGAATGGATTACACTAAATACAAATCAGGGTATTTATAGAAAACAGCTGATTCCAGGACAGGAACCTATTGCGGATTTCTGCCTCTGTGATGGAGAATATGTAGAAGAAGTATACGCATACTGCAATCTTCATGGACTCTGGAAATGCTAA
- a CDS encoding rhodanese-like domain-containing protein, protein MGFFDLFKQSNINQGIEEYKRTDDAVLLDVRTPQEYQEGHIPESKNVPLQQLDNIASVAKNKDIPLFVYCYSGSRSRQATGILQRMGYSKVNNIGGIAAYSGKVEK, encoded by the coding sequence ATGGGATTTTTTGATCTCTTTAAACAGTCGAATATTAATCAAGGCATAGAAGAATATAAAAGGACTGATGATGCAGTTCTGCTGGATGTACGTACACCGCAGGAATATCAGGAAGGACATATACCAGAAAGTAAAAATGTGCCGTTGCAGCAACTTGACAATATTGCTTCTGTAGCGAAGAATAAGGATATCCCACTGTTTGTATACTGTTATTCCGGTTCACGAAGCCGCCAGGCAACTGGGATACTGCAACGAATGGGATATTCTAAAGTAAATAATATCGGTGGCATTGCAGCTTACTCAGGAAAGGTGGAAAAATAA
- a CDS encoding DUF6219 family protein, with the protein MKAHKYWSVGALITMLGTFYTGYKKQKSSHKYFALSSMLCMVMAIYTGHKMITGNRKKKANKEKDTESEG; encoded by the coding sequence ATGAAAGCGCATAAATATTGGTCAGTAGGAGCATTGATCACAATGCTTGGAACTTTTTACACTGGATATAAAAAGCAAAAATCAAGTCACAAATACTTTGCTTTAAGTTCTATGTTATGTATGGTAATGGCGATATATACAGGTCATAAAATGATTACCGGGAATAGGAAGAAAAAGGCGAATAAAGAGAAAGATACAGAAAGTGAGGGATAA
- a CDS encoding LysR family transcriptional regulator — protein sequence MELRLLRYFLTVAKEQSFTKAAEQLHITQPTLSRQMAAFEEDLGITLFIRNGKKISLTDEGILLKRRALEILNLEERTLEELKGKEEVVEGSITIGCGEFAAVETLAKICKTYKEKYPLVQIALHTATADTVYEMMNKGLVDIALFLEPVDTEGMDYIRISDCDHWCVGMRPDDPLAGKKFIKKEDLIGKPLILPERMNIQSELANWFGKDFSKLQIAFTSNLGTNAGVMAANGLGYPISIEGAAKYWREDILVQRRISPEITTSTVIAWRRNIPYSLAIRKMIEEINAFQA from the coding sequence ATGGAATTAAGATTATTACGCTATTTTTTAACAGTAGCAAAAGAACAGAGCTTTACAAAAGCAGCAGAACAATTGCATATTACCCAGCCAACGCTATCCAGACAAATGGCGGCATTTGAAGAGGACCTGGGAATAACATTATTTATTCGAAACGGGAAGAAAATATCACTTACTGATGAGGGAATTCTATTAAAAAGGCGTGCCTTGGAGATCCTCAATCTTGAGGAAAGGACGCTTGAGGAACTGAAAGGAAAAGAAGAGGTTGTAGAGGGAAGTATAACCATTGGATGTGGTGAATTTGCGGCAGTAGAAACATTGGCGAAAATATGCAAAACATATAAAGAAAAATACCCACTGGTTCAGATTGCGCTTCATACTGCAACAGCAGATACGGTGTATGAGATGATGAATAAAGGTCTTGTAGATATTGCGTTATTTCTGGAACCGGTGGACACTGAAGGAATGGATTATATTCGGATTTCGGATTGTGATCACTGGTGTGTCGGAATGCGGCCGGATGATCCGCTGGCAGGAAAAAAGTTTATAAAAAAGGAAGATCTTATTGGAAAACCATTGATCCTGCCGGAAAGAATGAACATTCAAAGCGAACTTGCCAACTGGTTTGGAAAAGACTTTTCAAAACTTCAGATTGCTTTTACAAGTAATCTTGGAACAAATGCCGGAGTCATGGCGGCAAATGGACTGGGGTATCCAATATCAATCGAAGGTGCTGCAAAGTATTGGCGTGAGGATATTCTTGTACAGCGAAGAATTTCTCCTGAAATCACGACAAGCACTGTGATTGCCTGGAGACGAAATATCCCATATTCGCTGGCAATCCGTAAAATGATAGAAGAAATAAATGCTTTTCAGGCATAA
- a CDS encoding aldo/keto reductase: MFDRSIVLNNGVTIPQLGLGTWFIDDDKAADTVKAAVEIGYRHIDTAQAYGNERGVGEGVRTCGIPREELFVVSKVAAEHKTYEEAMAGINETLEKMGLDYLDMMIIHSPQPWAKVNQCEDRYVEGNRAAWKALEDAYKAGKLKAIGISNFLIEDIVSLLETAKIKPMVNQILLHISNTPMELVEYCQKNNIVVEAYSPIAHGEILNQPEITTIAKKYGVTVPQLCIRYTLQLGAISLPKTGNPEHMKSNAELDFEISAEDMELLKNFKKIKSYGDSGIFPVYGGKM, translated from the coding sequence ATGTTTGATAGAAGTATTGTATTGAATAATGGAGTGACAATTCCACAGCTTGGTCTAGGAACATGGTTTATTGATGATGATAAGGCTGCTGACACTGTAAAAGCAGCAGTAGAGATTGGATATAGACATATTGACACTGCACAGGCATATGGAAATGAGCGTGGCGTTGGTGAAGGAGTAAGAACCTGTGGTATTCCGCGTGAGGAGTTGTTTGTTGTATCAAAGGTTGCCGCGGAGCATAAGACATATGAAGAAGCGATGGCAGGAATCAATGAGACGCTTGAAAAGATGGGACTGGATTATCTTGATATGATGATTATTCACAGTCCACAGCCATGGGCAAAGGTTAATCAGTGCGAAGACAGATACGTAGAGGGAAATCGAGCAGCATGGAAAGCTCTTGAGGATGCTTATAAGGCAGGAAAACTTAAGGCAATCGGAATTTCCAATTTTCTGATTGAAGATATTGTAAGTCTTCTTGAAACAGCAAAGATTAAGCCAATGGTAAATCAGATTCTTCTTCATATCAGTAATACACCAATGGAGTTAGTAGAATATTGCCAGAAGAATAATATTGTTGTAGAAGCATACTCACCAATTGCTCATGGTGAAATATTAAATCAACCGGAGATAACTACGATTGCAAAGAAATATGGTGTGACTGTTCCACAGCTCTGCATTAGATATACTCTTCAGCTTGGTGCCATTTCTCTGCCAAAAACAGGTAATCCTGAACATATGAAGAGTAATGCAGAACTAGATTTTGAAATTAGTGCTGAAGACATGGAACTGTTAAAAAATTTTAAGAAAATTAAGAGCTATGGTGACAGTGGAATCTTCCCTGTTTATGGCGGAAAGATGTAG
- a CDS encoding HD-GYP domain-containing protein produces MKLDVLGLLGACSYALDCVEAELVHVTYKHAKRVAYMSVCMAEQMGIQGESLQDLTAGALLHDNALTQYIQEELHNDIASSIGSAIPLELGIHCAAGEKNMKDIPSHTDIKNVILYHHENADGSGPFGKKWTEVPVFARIIHLCDLLDQVCCSDSFDSGTWQNVEAFLQEITGSIADEECIEAFRHAFSEQHFLSLGEKDVETRLWNRVPRTKQDLSFEQIKVLAKFFARIVDYKSPFTSTHSIGVAADAEKLSRFMGFDEETMQKMYLAGALHDIGKVAIGNKILEKPGRLTDDEFAVMKHHAAYTYSILSEIDDFEEIRDWAAFHHERLDGTGYPFGKTAAELNTQERIMACVDIYQALTESRPYKQGMPHEKAYGILNDMVEKGWLDGEIASQVDACFDQKMTDIIHEEKQLGE; encoded by the coding sequence ATGAAATTAGATGTTTTGGGATTGTTGGGAGCGTGTTCCTATGCATTGGACTGTGTGGAAGCAGAGTTAGTGCATGTAACATATAAGCATGCGAAGCGTGTTGCATATATGAGTGTCTGCATGGCAGAACAGATGGGAATTCAGGGGGAGAGTCTGCAGGATCTGACAGCCGGTGCGTTGTTACATGATAATGCACTGACTCAATATATTCAGGAAGAATTACACAATGATATTGCAAGTTCAATAGGTTCGGCGATTCCACTGGAGCTGGGAATTCACTGTGCGGCAGGTGAGAAGAACATGAAAGACATTCCATCCCATACGGATATAAAGAATGTCATTTTGTATCATCATGAGAATGCAGATGGAAGTGGACCTTTTGGAAAAAAATGGACAGAAGTACCGGTTTTTGCACGAATTATCCATCTATGTGATCTGCTTGACCAGGTCTGCTGCAGTGATTCTTTTGATTCAGGCACCTGGCAGAATGTAGAAGCATTTCTTCAGGAAATCACAGGTTCTATAGCGGATGAAGAATGTATAGAAGCATTTAGACATGCTTTTTCTGAACAACATTTTCTGTCACTTGGAGAAAAAGATGTGGAGACTCGTTTATGGAACAGAGTGCCGCGTACAAAACAAGATCTTAGCTTTGAACAGATTAAAGTACTGGCGAAATTTTTCGCACGCATCGTAGACTATAAATCACCATTTACGAGTACACACTCCATAGGTGTGGCGGCAGATGCTGAGAAATTATCCAGATTTATGGGATTTGATGAGGAGACAATGCAGAAAATGTATCTTGCAGGAGCGCTGCATGACATTGGAAAGGTTGCCATAGGTAACAAAATTCTGGAGAAGCCGGGAAGACTGACGGATGATGAGTTTGCAGTTATGAAACACCATGCAGCATATACTTATTCTATTCTGTCAGAAATCGATGATTTTGAAGAGATACGTGACTGGGCTGCCTTTCACCATGAAAGACTGGACGGGACAGGCTATCCATTTGGAAAAACAGCTGCTGAATTAAACACACAGGAACGCATCATGGCGTGTGTCGATATTTATCAGGCACTGACAGAAAGCCGCCCGTATAAACAGGGAATGCCACATGAAAAAGCTTACGGTATTTTAAATGATATGGTAGAAAAAGGATGGCTTGATGGAGAAATCGCTTCACAGGTTGATGCTTGTTTTGATCAGAAAATGACAGACATAATTCATGAGGAGAAACAGCTTGGAGAATAA
- the rbr gene encoding rubrerythrin: protein MAANKYVGTQTEKNLQEAFAGESQARNKYTYFASVAKKEGYEQMSALFLKTADNEKEHAKMWFKELAGIGDTKENLAAAAEGENYEWTDMYEGFAKTAEKEGFPELAAKFRAVGEIEKHHEERYRALLKNIETAKVFEKSEVKVWECRNCGHIVVGTKAPEVCPVCNHPQSYFEVHEENY from the coding sequence ATGGCAGCAAACAAATACGTAGGAACACAGACTGAGAAAAATTTACAGGAGGCATTTGCAGGGGAATCGCAGGCAAGAAATAAGTATACCTATTTTGCTTCTGTAGCGAAAAAGGAAGGCTACGAGCAGATGTCAGCATTGTTTTTAAAAACCGCAGATAATGAGAAAGAACATGCAAAGATGTGGTTCAAGGAATTAGCAGGAATTGGTGATACAAAGGAAAACCTGGCGGCAGCGGCAGAAGGCGAAAATTATGAGTGGACAGATATGTATGAAGGCTTTGCTAAAACAGCTGAGAAAGAAGGATTCCCTGAGCTTGCAGCAAAATTTAGGGCAGTAGGCGAGATTGAGAAGCACCATGAGGAAAGATATCGTGCACTTCTTAAGAATATTGAAACTGCTAAAGTTTTTGAAAAGAGTGAAGTTAAAGTATGGGAATGCCGTAACTGCGGGCATATTGTGGTAGGAACTAAGGCACCTGAAGTATGTCCGGTATGTAATCATCCACAGAGCTATTTTGAAGTACATGAAGAGAATTATTAA
- a CDS encoding rubredoxin has protein sequence MKYVCDVCGWEYDEEEGYPEGGIAPGTKWEDVPEDFECPLCNVGKDQFSEVE, from the coding sequence ATGAAATATGTATGTGACGTTTGCGGATGGGAATATGATGAAGAGGAAGGTTATCCTGAAGGTGGTATTGCACCAGGAACAAAGTGGGAGGACGTTCCAGAAGATTTTGAATGCCCATTATGTAATGTTGGAAAAGATCAGTTTTCAGAAGTTGAATAA
- a CDS encoding MerR family transcriptional regulator, whose protein sequence is MENKKLFQIGDVAKMFHISVGSLQHYEQAGLLKPEYTDPETGYRYYSARQFEVLNTIRYLRVLDMPLGQIGEFLGNRDIDVIEDKLLNQKKLIEKNGGSWK, encoded by the coding sequence TTGGAGAATAAAAAATTATTCCAGATTGGTGATGTGGCAAAAATGTTTCATATCAGTGTTGGCAGCCTGCAGCATTATGAACAGGCAGGTCTGTTGAAACCAGAATACACAGATCCGGAAACAGGCTATCGCTATTATAGTGCACGTCAGTTTGAGGTTTTAAATACGATTCGTTACTTGCGCGTTTTGGATATGCCATTGGGTCAGATTGGAGAGTTTTTGGGAAACAGAGACATCGACGTGATAGAAGATAAGTTGTTAAATCAGAAAAAACTGATAGAAAAAAACGGCGGGAGTTGGAAATAA
- a CDS encoding SDR family NAD(P)-dependent oxidoreductase yields the protein MRLKDKVAIITGGSRGIGFATADKFLKEGASVVLAASSQESADVAVDKLKEKYPNAIVAGISPNLASMESVRKAFKEATEKYGCVDILVNNAGISENTSFMDYTEETFDKVMDLNVKGVFNTTRVAAECMVVRGKGVILSTSSMVSISGQPSGFAYPASKFAVNGLTVSLARELGPKGICVNAVAPGITETDMMKAVPKEVIEPMIERIPLRRLGQPEDIANAFVFLASDEASYITGVILSVDGMARS from the coding sequence ATGAGATTAAAAGATAAAGTTGCAATCATTACGGGTGGAAGCCGTGGTATAGGATTTGCTACAGCTGATAAATTCTTGAAGGAAGGTGCTTCAGTTGTGTTGGCAGCAAGTTCACAGGAATCGGCAGACGTTGCTGTAGATAAATTAAAAGAAAAATATCCCAATGCAATAGTTGCTGGAATTAGTCCAAATCTGGCAAGCATGGAGTCTGTTAGAAAGGCTTTTAAAGAGGCAACTGAAAAATATGGATGTGTCGACATACTGGTAAATAATGCAGGGATTTCAGAAAACACCTCATTTATGGATTATACAGAGGAGACTTTTGATAAAGTCATGGATCTAAATGTAAAAGGAGTATTTAATACTACTCGTGTAGCAGCAGAATGTATGGTGGTAAGAGGCAAGGGGGTCATTCTCTCAACTTCTTCCATGGTGAGTATTTCGGGACAGCCAAGTGGGTTTGCTTATCCGGCATCGAAGTTTGCAGTAAACGGATTGACTGTATCATTAGCAAGAGAACTAGGACCTAAAGGTATTTGTGTTAATGCTGTTGCACCTGGAATTACAGAAACTGATATGATGAAGGCCGTGCCAAAGGAAGTTATCGAACCTATGATTGAAAGAATTCCATTGCGTCGTCTTGGACAGCCAGAAGATATTGCCAATGCATTTGTGTTTCTTGCTTCAGATGAAGCGAGTTATATTACAGGTGTTATACTAAGTGTAGATGGTATGGCAAGAAGTTAA